A stretch of Telopea speciosissima isolate NSW1024214 ecotype Mountain lineage chromosome 11, Tspe_v1, whole genome shotgun sequence DNA encodes these proteins:
- the LOC122645417 gene encoding potassium transporter 5-like: MADSVKVIPESMDEKRFSRVDSLQLEAGKVSNLSHKEKLVCIMDDEQKASWGTTLSLAFQCIGVVYGDIGTSPLYVYSSTFTNGINNKQDLLGVLSLIIYTLTLLTLIKYVFIVLRANDNGDGGTFAVYSKICRHVKVSLIPNYQQEDAELSNYSIEVPTKNMKIAEFVKEIMENSRVLHVLLFLCAIIGTSMVMGDGVLTPAISVLSAVGGITIAVPTLSQGAVVGISIVILVLLFVFQRYGTDKVGFTFAPMICLWFVFIGGIGLYNLIKYDIGILRAFNPKYIIDYFRRNGKDGYISLGGVLLCITGTEAMFADLGHFNVRAVQISFGGFVYPALLFAYSGQAAYLSKFPENVANTFYKSIPGPLYWPQFVIAVIASVIASQAMISGAFSIIAQSQSLGCFPRVKVIHTSKKYAGQVYIPEVNYALMIGCIIVTAAFQSTTNIGNAYGICVVTVMVITTSLVSLIMLVIWKISILWIGLFFAIFAAIEVIYLSSVVYKFVQGGWLPLAFAAVLVTIMWTWHYVHKERYMFELENKVSSDFIRDLAMNPNINRVPGIGLLYSELVQGIPPIFPHFISNIPSIHSVLVFVSIKHIPVRTVEMEERFLFRQVEPREYRMFRCVVRYGYKDVFDKREEFEQQLVQHLKEFIRHENLMHNEDLIEQQSTNSSGRIVSSGFVSGPILGAEDETQFIEKAMEKGVVYLLGEPEVMAKPESSFLKKIIVNYFYNFLRRNFRQGQDIMSIPRTKVLKVGMIYEI; the protein is encoded by the exons ATGGCAGATTCAGTGAAGGTAATTCCAGAAAGCATGGATGAGAAAAGGTTTAGCCGTGTAGATTCCCTTCAATTGGAGGCTGGAAAAGTCTCCAACCTAAGCCACAAAGAAAAG CTTGTTTGTATCATGGACGACGAGCAGAAAGCGAGTTGGGGAACGACATTGAGCTTAGCATTCCAGTGCATTGGAGTTGTGTATGGAGATATCGGCACATCTCCACTGTATGTGTATTCTAGCACATTCACAAACGGAATCAATAACAAACAGGACTTACTTGGGGTCTTGTCTCTCATCATTTACACTCTCACACTTCTAACCTTGATTAAATATGTTTTTATTGTCTTAAGGGCCAATGACAATGGTGATG GGGGAACTTTTGCGGTCTATTCCAAGATATGCCGCCATGTTAAGGTGAGCTTAATTCCAAATTATCAGCAAGAGGATGCAGAGCTGTCCAACTATAGCATAGAAGTCCCTACTAAGAATATGAAGATAGCTGAGTTTGTTAAAGAGATTATGGAGAACAGTCGAGTACTTCATGTCCTGCTGTTCCTGTGTGCTATCATTGGTACTTCTATGGTGATGGGAGATGGGGTTCTCACTCCAGCAATTTCAG tGCTTTCTGCAGTGGGTGGAATCACAATAGCAGTGCCAACACTTAGTCAAG GTGCCGTCGTTGGAATTTCTATAGTGATCTTGGTCCTTCTCTTTGTATTTCAACGATATGGAACAGACAAAGTTGGTTTTACATTTGCCCCTATGATTTGCTTATGGTTTGTTTTCATTGGTGGCATCGGCCTCTATAACTTAATTAAGTATGATATTGGTATCTTACGTGCGTTCAATCCAAAATACATCATTGATTATTTCAGAAGAAATGGCAAAGATGGATATATATCCCTTGGAGGGGTTCTTTTGTGCATCACAG GAACGGAAGCAATGTTTGCAGACTTGGGTCACTTCAATGTCCGAGCCGTTCAA ATTAGTTTTGGTGGATTTGTGTATCCTGCATTACTATTCGCTTACAGTGGGCAAGCTGCATATCTCAGTAAATTCCCCGAAAATGTTGCAAATACTTTCTATAAGAGTATTCCTG GTCCTTTATACTGGCCACAATTTGTTATAGCTGTTATCGCATCTGTTATTGCAAGCCAAGCTATGATCTCTGGAGCATTCTCAATCATAGCTCAATCCCAAAGTCTTGGATGCTTCCCAAGGGTTAAGGTGATTCACACTTCAAAGAAGTATGCAGGTCAGGTTTATATCCCTGAAGTTAACTATGCACTCATGATCGGCTGCATCATTGTCACAGCTGCCTTCCAGAGTACAACAAACATCGGCAATGCATATG GTATTTGTGTTGTTACTGTAATGGTGATCACAACATCTTTGGTTAGTCTCATAATGCTAGTCATATggaaaatatccattctgtggATTGGCCTCTTCTTTGCGATTTTTGCTGCAATAGAGGTAATATATCTATCCTCTGTGGTATATAAGTTTGTACAAGGCGGATGGCTTCCACTGGCGTTTGCTGCAGTTCTTGTGACCATTATGTGGACATGGCATTATGTTCACAAAGAGAGATATATGTTCGAGCTGGAAAACAAGGTCTCTAGTGATTTTATAAGAGATTTGGCCATGAACCCAAATATAAACAGGGTACCAGGAATTGGACTTCTGTATTCTGAGCTTGTTCAAGGCATCCCGCCAATATTTCCTCACTTCATTTCAAACATACCATCCATCCATTCAGTTCTAGTGTTTGTCTCTATAAAGCACATCCCAGTCCGTACAGTGGAAATGGAGGAACGTTTTCTATTCCGTCAGGTTGAGCCCCGTGAGTACCGGATGTTTCGCTGTGTTGTTCGATATGGCTATAAGGATGTCTTTGATAAACGAGAGGAGTTTGAGCAACAGCTAGTCCAACACTTGAAAGAATTTATTCGTCATGAAAACTTAATGCACAACGAGGATTTAATAGAACAGCAATCAACGAACTCTTCAGGCAGAATTGTCAGTTCCGGCTTCGTTAGCGGACCAATCCTTGGAGCGGAGGATGAGACACAGTTCATCGAAAAAGCAATGGAGAAAGGAGTGGTGTATCTCTTGGGCGAACCAGAAGTGATGGCAAAACCAGAATCCTCATTCTTGAAAAAGATCATTGTCAATTATTTCTATAACTTCTTGAGGAGGAACTTTAGGCAAGGACAAGACATAATGTCCATTCCACGGACAAAGGTTCTCAAAGTCGGAATGATATATGAGATTTGA
- the LOC122645418 gene encoding potassium transporter 5-like gives MAESNEGSPPRKNQQKLFNRVDSLHLEAGKVSGQPIKSNQKQQGSWGTTLSLAFQCIGVVYGDVGTSPLYTYSTVFANGIGDPNDLIGVLSLIIYTLTLVTLIKYCFIVLWANDNGDGGTFAIYSKICRHVKVSLIPNYQKEDATLSNYSVEVPSTNVKRAQKVKETMENSPAIRVMLFMCAIVGTSMVMGDGVLTPAISVLSAVGGITVAVPTLSPGAIVGISIVILILLFVFQRYGTDKVGFAFAPLISLWFLFIAGIGLYNLIKYDITVLRAFNPAYIIDYFKRNGTNGYMSLGGVVLCITGTEAMFADLGHFNIPAIQISFGGFVYPALILAYSGQAAYLTKYPNTVQTSFYSSIPGPLYWPQFVIAIIAAAIASQAMISGSFSIVAQSQALGCFPKVKIIHTSKKYEGQVYIPEVNYALMLGTVIITAVFQNTIAISFAYGICVVTVMVITTTLVSLIMLVIWKISILWISLFFVIFASIELIYLSATITKFVQGGWLPLAFAAVLVSIMWVWHYVYKEKYMFELENKVSNDFIREVVMNPNINRVPGIGLLYSELVQGIPPIFPHFISNIPSIHSVLVFVSIKQIPIPTVDMEERFLFRQVEPRESRMFRCVVRYGYKDAFNQPEEFEQQLVQRLKEFVRHENYMHNEELIEQNILPFKHHHTQSTNSSGRIVSTRLVSGQIVEAEEGETQFIDEAMKNGVVYLLGEPEVRAKPNSSFFKKIIVNYIYSFLKKNFRQGQDMMSIPRTRVLKVGMIYEI, from the exons ATGGCAGAATCAAATGAGGGAAGTCCACCAAGGAAGAATCAGCAGAAATTGTTTAACCGTGTAGATTCCCTTCACTTGGAGGCTGGAAAAGTCTCCGGCCAGCCGATCAAAAGCAACCAAAAG CAGCAAGGGAGTTGGGGAACGACATTGAGCTTAGCATTCCAATGCATTGGAGTTGTGTATGGAGACGTCGGGACTTCTCCACTGTATACATATTCCACTGTGTTCGCAAACGGCATCGGTGACCCAAATGACTTAATTGGGGTATTGTCACTCATCATCTACACCCTCACACTTGTAACCTTGATCAAATATTGTTTCATTGTCTTATGGGCCAACGACAATGGTGATG GGGGAACGTTCGCAATTTATTCTAAGATATGCCGTCATGTTAAGGTGAGCTTAATTCCAAATTATCAGAAAGAGGATGCAACGCTCTCCAACTACAGCGTAGAAGTCCCTTCCACGAATGTGAAGAGAGCTCAGAAGGTAAAAGAGACGATGGAGAACAGTCCAGCAATTCGTGTCATGCTCTTCATGTGTGCTATTGTTGGTACTTCCATGGTGATGGGAGATGGGGTTCTCACTCCAGCAATTTCAG TGCTTTCTGCAGTGGGAGGAATCACAGTAGCAGTGCCAACACTTAGTCCAG gtgccATCGTTGGAATTTCCATAGTGATCTTGATCCTTCTCTTTGTATTTCAACGATACGGAACCGACAAAGTTGGTTTCGCATTTGCCCCTCTCATCAGCCTATGGTTTCTATTCATTGCTGGCATCGGTCTCTACAACTTGATCAAGTATGATATTACTGTTTTACGTGCTTTCAATCCAGCGTACATCATTGattatttcaaaagaaatggcaCCAATGGATATATGTCTCTTGGAGGGGTTGTTTTGTGCATCACAG GAACGGAAGCAATGTTTGCTGACTTGGGTCACTTCAATATTCCAGCCATTCAA ATTAGTTTCGGCGGATTTGTGTATCCTGCATTAATATTGGCTTACAGTGGGCAAGCTGCATACCTAACCAAATACCCAAACACAGTCCAAACTAGTTTCTATTCCAGTATCCCTG GTCCATTATACTGGCCACAATTTGTTATAGCTATTATCGCGGCTGCTATTGCAAGCCAAGCTATGATATCTGGATCATTCTCAATCGTAGCTCAATCCCAAGCTCTTGGATGCTTCCCAAAGGTTAAGATCATTCACACTTCAAAGAAGTATGAAGGCCAGGTTTACATCCCTGAAGTTAACTATGCACTCATGCTCGGCACTGTCATTATCACAGCTGTCTTCCAGAATACAATAGCCATCAGTTTTGCATATG GTATTTGTGTGGTTACTGTCATGGTAATCACTACTACTTTGGTTAGCCTCATAATGCTTGTCATTTGGAAGATATCCATTCTGTGGATCAGCCTCTTCTTCGTGATTTTCGCTTCAATAGAGTTAATATATCTATCCGCAACAATAACTAAGTTTGTACAAGGCGGATGGCTTCCACTCGCGTTTGCTGCAGTTCTTGTTTCCATTATGTGGGTATGGCATTATGTTTACAAAGAGAAATACATGTTCGAGCTCGAAAACAAGGTCTCCAATGATTTTATAAGAGAAGTAGTGATGAACCCAAATATAAACAGGGTGCCCGGAATCGGACTTCTATATTCTGAGCTTGTTCAAGGCATCCCACCCATATTTCCTCACTTCATTTCAAACATACCATCCATCCATTCAGTTCTAGTGTTTGTCTCTATAAAGCAAATCCCAATCCCTACAGTGGATATGGAGGAGCGTTTTCTATTCCGTCAGGTTGAACCACGAGAGTCCCGGATGTTCCGTTGTGTTGTTCGGTATGGCTATAAAGATGCCTTCAATCAACCAGAGGAGTTTGAACAACAGCTTGTCCAACGCTTGAAAGAATTCGTTCGTCATGAAAACTACATGCACAATGAGGAATTAATAGAACAGAACATCCTACCATTCAAACATCATCATACTCAATCAACCAACTCTTCTGGCCGAATTGTCAGTACCCGATTGGTCAGCGGACAAATCGTTGAAGCCGAAGAAGGTGAGACACAATTCATTGATGAAGCAATGAAGAATGGGGTTGTGTATCTCTTGGGCGAACCAGAAGTGAGGGCAAAGCCGAATTCCTCTTTCTTCAAAAAGATCATTGTCAATTACATCTATAGCTTCTTGAAGAAAAACTTTAGGCAAGGACAGGACATGATGTCCATTCCACGGACAAGGGTTCTCAAGGTCGGAATGATATATGAGATTTGA
- the LOC122646164 gene encoding guanine nucleotide-binding protein subunit beta-like protein A has translation MAESLMFRGLMKGHSDMVTAIATPIDNSDMIVSSSRDKSVLVWNLTKDENLTKEENTYGVPRRRLTGHSHFVQDVVLSSDGQFALSGSWDGELRLWDLNTGVTTRRFVGHTKDVLSVAFSIDNRQIVSASRDRSIKLWNTLGECKYTIQDDNSSHTNWVSCVRFSPNTFQPTIVSGSWDRTVKVWNLTNCKLRCTLSGHGGYVNTVAVSPDGSLCASGGKDCVTLLWDLAEGKRLYSLDAGAIIHSLCFSPNRYWLCAATQESVKIWDLESKSIVQDLKPEPTANKNQMLYCTSLSWSADGSTLFTGYTDGTIRVWGIGRF, from the exons atGGCGGAATCTCTGATGTTTAGGGGGTTGATGAAGGGTCACTCTGACATGGTGACAGCGATCGCTACTCCCATCGACAACTCGGACATGATCGTCTCTTCGTCTCGTGACAAATCAGTCCTTGTCTGGAACCTCACGAAGGACGAAAACCTCACGAAGGAGGAAAACACATACGGTGTCCCTCGTCGCCGTCTCACTGGCCACTCTCACTTCGTCCAAGACGTCGTTCTCTCTTCCGACGGTCAGTTCGCTCTATCTGGTTCCTGGGACGGTGAGCTCCGACTCTGGGACCTGAACACTGGTGTCACCACTCGCCGATTTGTCGGACACACCAAGGATGTCCTCTCCGTTGCATTCTCCATCGACAACCGGCAGATCGTCTCTGCTTCCCGTGACCGATCGATCAAGCTTTGGAATACACTCGGCGAATGCAAGTATACCATTCAAGATGATAACAGCAGCCACACCAACTGGGTTAGCTGTGTGAGATTCAGCCCTAACACTTTTCAGCCTACCATCGTTTCTGGTTCTTGGGATCGCACCGTGAAGGTCTGGAATCTCACCAATTGTAAGCTCCGCTGCACATTGTCCGGTCATGGTGGGTACGTGAACACAGTTGCCGTTTCGCCTGATGGGTCTCTGTGTGCCAGTGGAGGGAAGGATTGTGTGACGCTGCTATGGGACTTGGCTGAGGGCAAGAGGCTTTATTCGCTCGATGCTGGGGCTATTATTCATTCTCTATGCTTCAGCCCGAATAGGTATTGGCTTTGCGCTGCAACTCAGGAGAGTGTTAAGATTTGGGATCTGGAGAGCAAGAGCATCGTTCAGGACTTAAAACCAGAGCCAACCGCTAACAAGAATCAG ATGTTGTATTGCACCAGCTTGAGTTGGAGCGCAGATGGAAGCACTTTGTTCACTGGTTACACAGATGGTACAATCAGGGTCTGGGGAATCGGTCGCTTTTAG